The following coding sequences lie in one Carassius gibelio isolate Cgi1373 ecotype wild population from Czech Republic chromosome A17, carGib1.2-hapl.c, whole genome shotgun sequence genomic window:
- the LOC128031768 gene encoding F-box only protein 34 has protein sequence MPQKCETISYCSPTPYREPRLRASSPPSVWRFTTMHPKPYPKPQDKEMRRESVHDGTRGLHADQQGVLRKEWGIRQECGLLGSSGNGTANRCPLSVISTNTLRCSSGSNGQTRFSWAHKSRASSVTTFTSSLVLLSPLTGLENEGSFRIYQGEDAEGFLDIWAVIKPGNTKEKIAIFASQKCGRTCSGVIDNTSEKEAIAPELRTVSVKNKGCWDGDWSVAKRRRRSGNPDKSKSMEPSSPKTEMPKVSQQETLNENVSPCKGVAEDAVRTEGEDEKMLSVVEMVAYLEQRASDQQVSSKVPFLRSTSTITLSKVGTIPQPAEQQSKVAEKLEVQEEEGESVRVLDMVAKLESQCLTRQSLREGGGDLSRNSSLRRKVGRVLLAGSEPYSLLSQPVSPSVSQDCRVERVPLDSDLNKLSSPPMTLEPIETLQCGIDSCALKEKQSSCISRQETSTAAETVQFSPKDATSECSEEPIPGNLFFAKSSPQPPKKQQLPFSSKSRLQNQEPSHIQYLESSVDTSVSFREESRDGLVGVQNHPNLEETKGGGTCLVSQEPVPIPLRRVVSHEFLEARFKIQLLLEPQQYMAFLPHHIIVKIFCLLPTESLAALKCTCHYFKFIIESYDIRPADSRWVSDPRYKDDPCKQCKKRYERGDVSLCRWHHKPYCQALPYGPGYWMCCRRSHKDTPGCNVGLHDNRWVPAFHSINMPIYKKNRDTDEDL, from the exons ATGCCTCAGAAATGTGAAACTATCAGTTACTGCAGCCCCACCCCTTACCGGGAGCCACGGTTACGAGCCTCCAGTCCGCCATCAGTCTGGAG GTTTACCACCATGCACCCCAAGCCATACCCCAAACCACAAGATAAAGAGATGCGTCGGGAATCTGTGCATGATGGAACAAGAGGCCTCCATGCCGACCAGCAGGGAGTGCTCAGGAAAGAGTGGGGCATTCGCCAGGAGTGTGGGCTCTTGGGCTCATCTGGCAACGGCACAGCCAACCGGTGTCCCCTCAGTGTCATCTCCACCAACACCCTCCGATGTAGCAGTGGGAGTAATGGACAAACTAGATTTAGTTGGGCTCACAAGAGCAGAGCATCCTCTGTCACAACATTTACCAGTTCTTTAGTTCTGCTCTCACCTTTGACTGGTTTGGAGAATGAAGGCTCATTTAGGATCTACCAAGGAGAAGATGCAGAAGGGTTTTTGGATATATGGGCTGTCATTAAACCTGGGAACACAAAAGAGAAAATCGCCATTTTTGCATCTCAGAAGTGTGGCAGAACTTGCAGTGGTGTTATTGACAACACCTCAGAAAAAGAAGCCATTGCCCCAGAGCTGCGGACTGTTTCTGTGAAAAACAAAGGATGTTGGGATGGTGACTGGTCTGTGGCTAAGCGCAGGAGAAGGTCTGGAAACCCAGACAAGTCAAAAAGTATGGAACCTTCTTCTCCAAAAACTGAAATGCCTAAAGTATCTCAACAGGAGACCCTCAATGAGAATGTCAGTCCTTGCAAAGGAGTTGCTGAGGATGCAGTCAGGACAGAGGGAGAAGATGAAAAGATGCTTTCTGTGGTGGAGATGGTGGCATACTTGGAGCAAAGAGCCAGCGACCAACAGGTGAGCTCCAAAGTCCCATTCTTACGCAGCACCAGCACCATCACTTTGTCTAAAGTTGGAACCATCCCTCAGCCTGCAGAGCAGCAGTCCAAGGTTGCAGAAAAGCTGGAGGTCCAGGAGGAGGAAGGTGAGTCTGTTCGGGTTCTGGATATGGTGGCCAAGTTGGAGTCGCAATGCCTGACTAGACAAAGCCTCCGAGAAGGTGGAGGAGACCTTTCTCGAAACAGCAGCTTACGGAGGAAGGTGGGGCGTGTGCTTCTGGCTGGGTCAGAACCTTACTCGCTGCTGTCACAACCAGTGTCACCTTCTGTCTCTCAGGACTGTAGAGTTGAAAGGGTCCCACTGGATAGTGATTTAAACAAACTGAGTTCCCCACCAATGACCCTTGAGCCGATAGAGACCTTGCAGTGTGGGATTGACAGCTGTGCCCTAAAGGAGAAACAAAGTTCTTGTATCTCAAGACAAGAAACTAGCACAGCTGCTGAGACCGTGCAGTTCTCACCAAAGGATGCCACCTCAGAGTGCAGTGAGGAACCGATACCAGGCAATTTGTTCTTTGCCAAATCTTCACCTCAGCCTCCGAAGAAGCAGCAACTGCCCTTCTCATCAAAGAGCAGATTGCAAAACCAAGAGCCTTCTCACATCCAGTACCTTGAGTCTTCTGTCGACACTTCAGTGTCTTTCAGAGAGGAGAGCAGGGATGGACTTGTGGGTGTCCAAAATCATCCAAACTTAGAAGAGACCAAGGGAGGGGGGACTTGCTTAGTTAGTCAGGAGCCTGTACCTATTCCATTACGCCGCGTGGTGTCTCATGAATTTCTAGAAGCTCGCTTCAAGATCCAGCTGCTTTTGGAGCCTCAGCAGTACATGGCTTTCCTGCCGCACCACATCATTGTAAAGATCTTCTGCTTGCTGCCTACTGAGAGTCTGGCTGCCCTCAAGTGCACCTGCCATTACTTTAAATTTATCATTGAGAGTTACGACATACGGCCGGCAGACTCTCGTTGGGTGAGTGATCCACGCTACAAAGATGATCCCTGCAAGCAGTGCAAAAAGCGGTATGAACGAGGTGATGTTTCTCTCTGCCGTTGGCATCATAAGCCCTACTGCCAGGCACTACCATATGGCCCAGGCTACTGGATGTGCTGCCGCAGATCTCACAAAGACACACCTGGTTGCAATGTAGGACTTCATGACAACCGCTGGGTCCCTGCCTTTCATAGCATCAACATGCCAATTTACAAGAAAAACAGGGATACTGATGAGGATCTGTAG
- the LOC128031769 gene encoding beclin 1-associated autophagy-related key regulator, whose product MACSLSGEPRALGPGEEHPESASETREAVRPQPPQQHLQPACVSATAAVMVEALDDAEGLFVAVERCPLCNTARRRLTCARCIQNGDFVFFDGRNPERYSEKLERLQKLKNEKENLQQRVISAMDKKVQADQLRWKIMSCKMKIQQLKEAICTGNEEVKSGRELLLRSQDEGQRLQRRASRHQEKRDKIKRHNQRLGELLEKRSKELQGRLEVLAEVRREHILELTAHIFNIQEEKQGSRDPAEAENDLALTSSTVSELAEARRITYSSGRWIWDDQNGETSISITAPHVTLPSNGDCSAYYSWVEEKSGNQGPELDHINPAHTISAALCYATQLVNILSHILDVSLPKKLCNSEFCGDNLTRYRFTRAVNKLNTNVLHLCFSQHVDSEQLHPHHTLRNIMFLVSTANKKLGRTGPFEVSAALEDSMEFVEPEAAGPAEESGEEAVTDEETDLGTDWETVPSPRFCDIPSQPMDLSQSGMQASQPVGNAGGMISSAAASVTSWFRTYTGQR is encoded by the exons ATGGCTTGTTCCTTATCAGGCGAACCCCGGGCTTTGGGGCCTGGTGAAGAGCATCCAGAGTCTGCATCAGAGACCCGGGAGGCCGTTCGACCCCAGCCGCCTCAGCAGCACCTTCAGCCGGCGTGCGTGAGTGCTACTGCCGCGGTCATGGTGGAGGCTCTGGATGATGCAGAGGGACTCTTTGTAGCCGTGGAGAGATGTCCGCTTTGCAACACGGCCAGACGCAGACTGACCTGCGCCCGATGCATTCAGAACGGCGATTTCGTGTTTTTTGACGGGAGAAATCCGGAGAG GTATTCAGAAAAGCTTGAAAGACTCCAAAAGCTCAAAAATGAGAAGGAGAATCTTCAACAGAG AGTCATCAGCGCCATGGACAAGAAGGTCCAGGCAGACCAGCTT AGGTGGAAAATCATGTCATGCAAGATGAAAATCCAGCAACTCAAAGAGGCCATCTGCACCGGCAATGAAGAAGTGAAGAGTG GCAGGGAGCTGTTACTGCGTTCCCAAGATGAAGGACAGCGACTGCAGCGCAGGGCCAGCCGACATCAGGAAAAGAGGGACAAAATTAAGCGTCATAACCAGCGTCTGGGAGAGCTTCTGGAGAAGAGATCTAAAGAGCTGCAGGGGAGGCTGGAGGTCCTGGCTGAAGTGCggagagaacacatcctggaGCTCACCGCTCACATCTTCAACATCCAAGAGGAGAAGCAGGGCAGCAG GGACCCAGCAGAGGCTGAAAATGACCTTGCTCTGACCTCCAGCACCGTCAGTGAACTCGCAGAGGCGAGGCGAATCACCTACAGCTCAGGCCGCTGGATCTGGGACGATCAGAACGGAGAGACGAGCATCAGTATCACTGCTCCACACGTCACACTTCCCAGTAATGGAGACTGCTCAGCCTATTACAGCTGGGTGGAGGAGAAGAGTGGGAATCAGGGGCCAG AGTTGGACCACATCAACCCGGCGCACACCATCAGTGCCGCCCTCTGCTACGCTACACAGCTCGTCAATATCCTGTCTCATATTCTGGATGTCAGCCTTCCAAAAAAATTGTGCAACAG TGAGTTCTGTGGTGATAATCTGACCCGCTACCGATTCACCCGTGCTGTAAACAAACTAAACACCAACGTCCTGCACCTCTGCTTCTCACAG CATGTCGACAGTGAACAGCTCCATCCGCACCACACTTTGAGGAATATCATGTTTCTTGTGTCAACGGCAAACAAAAAACTTGGCAG AACCGGGCCGTTTGAGGTGAGTGCTGCTTTGGAAGACTCTATGGAGTTTGTGGAACCAGAGGCGGCTGGCCCGGCGGAGGAGAGCGGAGAGGAGGCAGTGACGGATGAAGAAACAGACTTGGGCACAGACTGGGAGACGGTTCCAAGCCCTCGCTTCTGTGACATCCCCTCCCAGCCTATGGATCTATCACAGAGCGGCATGCAGGCATCCCAGCCAGTTGGCAATGCAGGGGGCATGATCTCCTCTGCAGCTGCCTCCGTCACGTCCTGGTTTCGCACCTACACCGGGCAGCGCTGA